From Toxorhynchites rutilus septentrionalis strain SRP chromosome 2, ASM2978413v1, whole genome shotgun sequence, a single genomic window includes:
- the LOC129769192 gene encoding vesicular glutamate transporter 2-like → MKSVDVNKLSDGIEAPLWMFWKRRRYVVVLMAFLGFLNAYTMRVNLSVAIVAMTANRTILHENGTVSYEKHFDWSSSVQGHVLSSFFYGYILTQIPGGYISNRFGANNVFGVGVGTTAILTLLTPTAAYAGIGWLFAVRVLEGMFQGVSFPCMHVLWSRWAPPSERSRMVMFSFAGVFAGTIIAMPMSGVLAETLSWESIFYVFGTVGCVWYIGWWLIVKRSPEEDTLISFKEKEFILQSLGRVEGEQENIRHPWRAIFTSKAVFALIVANFCENWGFYTLLTQLPTFLKDTMHFEVQTTGFIAALPYFAMGLTLAVAGYLADWFQNKGILTTTQVRRYFNCSAFVMQTVFMVVGAIILEPVATVACIVVAVSMGAFAWCGYAVNHLDLSPKSAGVLMGISNSFATIAGVLSPIVTGYVTANKTDDEWRMVFYIAAGCYMVGFFVYWIWASGELQSWSIEMQERSKQGDNAKDGQFVYDNALRCED, encoded by the exons ATGAAATCTGTGGATGTAAACAAATTAAG CGATGGCATCGAAGCTCCTCTTTGGATGTTTTGGAAACGACGCAGATATGTTGTGGTTCTGATGGCTTTTTTGGGATTTTTAAACGCATATACAATGCGGGTGAACCTAAGCGTAGCAATTGTGGCTATGACTGCAAATCGTACCATTCTGCACGAGAACGGAACTGTTAGCTAT GAAAAGCATTTTGATTGGAGCTCCAGTGTTCAAGGGCACGTGCTGAGTTCATTTTTCTACGGATATATCTTAACACAAATTCCCGGAGGATATATCTCCAACAGGTTTGGGGCAAACAAT GTTTTTGGAGTTGGAGTTGGAACAACAGCAATACTGACACTTCTGACCCCAACAGCGGCCTACGCTGGTATCGGGTGGCTCTTCGCCGTCCGAGTGTTGGAGGGAATGTTCCAGGGTGTATCATTTCCTTGCATGCATGTACTTTGGTCCCGGTGGGCTCCACCTAGCGAGCGATCTCGGATGGTTATGTTCTCCTTTGCCGGTGTATTTGCCGGAACAATCATTGCGATGCCCATGAGTGGAGTATTAGCAGAAACCTTGTCATGGGAGAGTATATTCTACGTTTTTGGAACAGTCGGTTGTGTGTGGTATATCGGCTGGTGGTTAATTGTGAAAAGATCCCCAGAAGAGGATACATTAATCAGTTTTAAGGAGAAAGAGTTCATCCTGCAGAGTCTCGGGCGAGTTGAAGGGGAACAGGAAAACATTAGGCACCCGTGGAGAGCAATCTTCACATCGAAGGCAGTGTTTGCACTGATTGTAGCCAACTTTTGCGAGAACTGGGGTTTCTACACTTTGTTGACTCAGCTTCCAACGTTTTTGAAAG ATACGATGCACTTCGAGGTTCAAACAACCGGATTTATAGCCGCTCTGCCGTACTTTGCGATGGGTCTCACTCTGGCTGTTGCCGGATATCTGGCCGATTGGTTCCAAAACAAAGGTATTCTAACGACAACCCAGGTGCGGCGCTACTTCAATTGCAGTGCGTTCGTGATGCAAACCGTGTTTATGGTCGTGGGCGCGATTATCCTGGAGCCCGTTGCTACCGTGGCTTGCATTGTGGTGGCCGTTTCGATGGGTGCCTTCGCATGGTGTGGTTATGCCGTCAATCATCTGGATCTGTCGCCAAAGAGTGCAGGGGTGCTTATGGGAATATCCAACTCATTCGCAACAATTGCTGGTGTTCTTTCACCAATTGTAACGGGTTATGTTACGGCGAATAAGACGGATGATGAATGGAGAATGGTGTTTTACATTGCTGCTGGATGTTATATGGTTGGATTTTTCGTGTATTGGATTTGGGCTTCGGGCGAGTTACAATCTTGGTCTATTGAGATGCAGGAAAGGAGTAAGCAGGGCGATAATGCAAAAGACGGTCAATTTGTCTACGACAACGCTTTAAGGTGCGAGGACTAG
- the LOC129767937 gene encoding LOW QUALITY PROTEIN: protein qua-1-like (The sequence of the model RefSeq protein was modified relative to this genomic sequence to represent the inferred CDS: inserted 3 bases in 2 codons), producing the protein EGEGEGEGEGEGEGEGEXEKEKEKEKEKEKEKEKEKEKEKEKEKEKEKEKEKEKEXGEGEGEGEGEGEGEGEGEGEGEGEGEGEGEGEGEGEGEGEGEGEGEGEGEGEGEGEGEGEGEGEGEGEGEGEGEGEGEGEGEGEGEGEGEGEGEGEGEGEGEGEGEGEGEGEGEGEGEGEGEGEGEGEGEGEGEGEGEGEGEGEGEGEGEGEGEGEGEGEGEGEGEGEGEGEGEGEGEGEGEGEGEGEGEGEGEGEGEGEGEGEGEGEGEGEGEGEGEGEGEGEGEGEGEGEGEGEGEGEGEGEGEGEGEGEGEGEGEGEGEGEGEGEGEGEGEGEGEGEGEGEGEGEGEGEGEGEGEGEGEGEGEGEGEGEGEGEGEGEGEGEGEGEGEGEGEGEGEGE; encoded by the exons gaaggagaaggagaaggagaaggagaaggagaaggagaaggagaaggaga ggagaaggagaaggagaaggagaaggagaaggagaaggagaaggagaaggagaaggagaaggagaaggagaaggagaaggagaaggagaaggagaaggagaaggagaagg aaggagaaggagaaggagaaggagaaggagaaggagaaggagaaggagaaggagaaggagaaggagaaggagaaggagaaggagaaggagaaggagaaggagaaggagaaggagaaggagaaggagaaggagaaggagaaggagaaggagaaggagaaggagaaggagaaggagaaggagaaggagaaggagaaggagaaggagaaggagaaggagaaggagaaggagaaggagaaggagaaggagaaggagaaggagaaggagaaggagaaggagaaggagaaggagaaggagaaggagaaggagaaggagaaggagaaggagaaggagaaggagaaggagaaggagaaggagaaggagaaggagaaggagaaggagaaggagaaggagaaggagaaggagaaggagaaggagaaggagaaggagaaggagaaggagaaggagaaggagaaggagaaggagaaggagaaggagaaggagaaggagaaggagaaggagaaggagaaggagaaggagaaggagaaggagaaggagaaggagaaggagaaggagaaggagaaggagaaggagaaggagaaggagaaggagaaggagaaggagaaggagaaggagaaggagaaggagaaggagaaggagaaggagaaggagaaggagaaggagaaggagaaggagaaggagaaggagaaggagaaggagaaggagaaggagaaggagaaggagaaggagaaggagaaggagaaggagaaggagaaggagaaggagaaggagaaggagaaggagaaggagaaggagaaggagaaggagaaggagaaggagaaggagaaggagaaggagaaggagaaggagaaggagaaggagaaggagaaggagaaggagaaggagaaggagaaggagaaggagaaggagaaggagaaggagaaggagaaggagaaggagaaggagaaggagaaggagaaggagaaggagaaggagaaggagaaggagaaggagaaggagaaggagaaggagaaggagaaggagaa